From a region of the Ardenticatena maritima genome:
- a CDS encoding long-chain-fatty-acid--CoA ligase yields MQEKPWLKFYDEGVPESLTYPGYTLDTFLSDSARDFPHNTAIIFYGTKITYRELNEAVNHFAAALQHYGLQKGDRVAVMMPNCPQYVIAYYGTLRAGGVVVPTNPIYTAHEVEHQLQDSGARFIATLTMSLKTVRSVLHKTNVEHVIVGNIKDYFPTHLRVLFTLFKEKKEGHYADISDMPNASWFTDFLKVGASAVLRPAGVTKDDLAVLGYTGGTTGVPKGAMLLHRNLVANTLQVSAWMPGLEKGQDSCLGALPLFHSYGMTTIMNLSIANAGTMILVPNPRDIPFLLKMIDKYKPTLFPGVPTLYTAINNHPDTPKHNLKSIKYCISGAAGLPPEVQRKFEELTGAKLVEGYGLTEASPVTHANPLNGTRKGGSIGIPFPDTLAKIVHPETAEPLPVGEPGELIIHGPQVMAGYYNRPDETLQTLRKDEEGRVWLHTGDIARMDEDGYFYIVDRKKDLIIAGGYNIYPREVEDVLYEHPAVLEAAVVGVPHEYRGETVKAFIVLKPGMQATAEEIEQFCRERLAPYKVPKLIEFRDELPKSTVGKVLRRVLAEEERKKFEAQKKNMA; encoded by the coding sequence TACGATGAAGGTGTACCCGAAAGTTTGACGTATCCCGGCTACACATTGGACACCTTTCTTTCCGACAGCGCTCGTGATTTTCCCCACAACACCGCTATCATCTTCTACGGCACCAAAATAACGTACCGTGAATTGAATGAGGCCGTCAACCATTTTGCCGCCGCGTTGCAACATTATGGCTTGCAAAAGGGCGACCGTGTGGCGGTGATGATGCCCAACTGCCCGCAGTACGTCATCGCCTATTATGGCACACTCCGCGCGGGGGGTGTTGTTGTGCCGACAAACCCCATCTACACCGCCCACGAGGTTGAACACCAGTTGCAGGACAGCGGCGCCCGCTTCATTGCAACGCTGACCATGAGCCTCAAGACGGTACGCTCGGTGCTGCACAAGACGAACGTCGAGCATGTCATTGTCGGCAATATCAAGGATTATTTCCCGACGCATCTGCGAGTGCTTTTCACCTTGTTCAAGGAAAAGAAGGAAGGGCACTACGCCGACATTTCGGACATGCCCAACGCATCGTGGTTCACCGATTTCTTGAAAGTGGGGGCGTCGGCGGTCTTGCGCCCCGCCGGCGTGACCAAAGACGACCTGGCGGTGTTGGGGTACACGGGCGGGACAACGGGGGTTCCCAAAGGGGCAATGCTCTTGCACCGCAATTTGGTGGCGAATACGTTGCAGGTTTCTGCATGGATGCCAGGATTGGAAAAAGGGCAAGATTCGTGTTTGGGCGCGTTGCCGCTTTTCCACTCCTACGGCATGACCACCATCATGAACCTGAGTATTGCCAACGCGGGGACGATGATTCTTGTGCCGAACCCGCGCGATATCCCCTTCTTGCTGAAGATGATTGACAAGTACAAACCAACGCTCTTCCCCGGCGTGCCGACACTCTACACGGCGATCAATAACCATCCTGACACGCCCAAACATAACTTGAAGTCTATCAAGTATTGCATCAGTGGTGCCGCGGGCTTGCCGCCGGAAGTGCAGCGCAAGTTTGAAGAACTGACGGGCGCGAAATTGGTTGAAGGTTACGGCTTGACCGAAGCCAGCCCGGTTACGCATGCGAATCCGCTGAATGGCACGCGCAAGGGGGGGAGCATTGGCATTCCCTTCCCCGATACACTGGCGAAAATTGTGCATCCTGAAACGGCGGAGCCGTTGCCGGTGGGTGAGCCTGGCGAGTTGATTATTCACGGGCCGCAGGTCATGGCGGGGTACTACAACCGCCCGGATGAGACGCTGCAAACGTTGCGGAAGGATGAAGAAGGGCGGGTTTGGCTGCACACGGGCGACATTGCCCGGATGGATGAAGATGGGTACTTCTACATTGTAGACCGCAAGAAAGACCTGATTATCGCCGGTGGGTACAACATTTATCCGCGCGAAGTGGAGGATGTGCTCTATGAGCATCCCGCCGTCCTCGAAGCCGCTGTGGTGGGTGTGCCGCATGAATATCGCGGCGAGACGGTCAAGGCGTTCATTGTGTTGAAGCCGGGCATGCAGGCGACGGCTGAGGAGATTGAGCAATTCTGCCGCGAGCGCCTTGCGCCTTACAAAGTGCCCAAACTGATTGAGTTCCGCGATGAGTTGCCCAAAAGCACCGTGGGGAAAGTGTTGCGGCGGGTGCTTGCCGAGGAAGAACGCAAAAAGTTTGAGGCGCAGAAGAAAAATATGGCTTAG